Sequence from the Neosynechococcus sphagnicola sy1 genome:
CTACGAGAAGAAGTTTGTTGAGCATCTATTAGATAAAGTCGATGGAGCTTAATCAGGAGTTTTAGTAGTGCAGCGCCAACCAATGCACTTGATCGCTGTGTCTATTATCAGATTGATGTCCCAGTGATAAATCGAGTTTTGCTTCCATTGATTCCTTCCATGAGAGTTTCAGGAATAATGTATTTTTACTCACGTTTTGTATCGTACTTAATCAATTCATTTAATAAATAAAACAACGGTCGATGAAACTAATAACAGCAGCAGAGTTATTAACGCATATTAGGTCAGCAGATCTGAAGTTTAATCAGGAGCATATCATGAGTTTAATTGATAGAGCGAAAGCAACAGACAAAAATATCAAAGGTAAAGTTCAAGAAGGAGTAGGCGATCTGACTGGCGATCCAAAACTTCAGGCAGAGGGTCAGGAAAAACAGGCAGAGGCAAAAGTTCGTAACTCGGTTGAAGATGTAAAAGATAGAGTCAAAGAAATTACGGACTAATCAGCCAATTGTCGCTGACTTCGATCCAGCAAAGTGTATCCCTAGTTTCAGGCATCATCAGTATAGTGTATGTCAGGTAACCTAGAAAATTTTCAAGTTGTTAAATGTCGGTTCTCAGAAGCTGCCTGAAACGCTATCGTACAGATCTTTTGGGCGATGTTATCCATCCAGTCTCCTTAGATCATTGGCTTATTTTAGAAGCCAATGATCTATCCCTGATTAAACTGACCCTTTCAAGTAAGAGGAACATCTTTCTTAAAGTGTTCTCAGCAACAGTTGTTCTTTATCCATTTATCCTTGATCCATCTAATTATTTTTGGAGTCAAAAAGATGATCTCACTGCGACAAATTCGTGGCCTTTTTCTGATCATGGTTTTAGGTGTAATGCTGGTCATTACAATTGCTTATGATTTTGGATCTTCAGATACCTGGCTTGCAACTTCACACACACAACTCATCAGTCCACCCCAGACTCAAATTACAAGCATGAACCGAGCAGAGGCAGTTACTAAGAATCTTCAAGGCCCAACTGAAGCAGCGATCGCAACAGGACAGATGATCCCAGACTAGAGGTTCTTGGCAAAGCCAAGCAAGTCGAAAGTT
This genomic interval carries:
- a CDS encoding CsbD family protein, which gives rise to MSLIDRAKATDKNIKGKVQEGVGDLTGDPKLQAEGQEKQAEAKVRNSVEDVKDRVKEITD